The proteins below come from a single Jaculus jaculus isolate mJacJac1 chromosome X, mJacJac1.mat.Y.cur, whole genome shotgun sequence genomic window:
- the LOC101604005 gene encoding protein phosphatase inhibitor 2 family member C-like, producing the protein MLATSTTSHNLIKGKSENTSPSATFVEDSAQQSGRPGTLESQQKKLQTWNESNILATHHLSYKHYDLMKMNEPRNPYVNVPHDEEVTVSEIKGKEAMGIFARKPAAADTFGLSCQVEEQGSSVGHSSKFLLDKEE; encoded by the coding sequence ATGTTGGCGACCTCTACGACTTCACACAATCTCATCAAGGGGAAATCTGAAAATACAAGTCCATCAGCTACTTTCGTGGAGGATTCTGCTCAGCAATCAGGAAGACCTGGTACCCTGGAGTCGCAACAGAAGAAATTGCAGACGTGGAATGAATCCAACATTCTAGCCACCCACCACCTATCCTACAAACACTATGATTTGATGAAGATGAATGAGCCCAGAAATCCCTACGTTAACGTGCCACATGATGAGGAAGTTACAGTGagtgaaataaaaggaaaggaagccaTGGGCATCTTTGCGAGGAAACCTGCCGCCGCTGATACCTTTGGGCTCAGCTGTCAGGTGGAGGAGCAAGGAAGCAGCGTGGGTCACAGCAGCAAATTTCTCCTGGATAAGGAAGAATGA